The DNA segment ACCAGAGCAGCTCCCTGATTAAGCGGGTACAGCGTTGCGGAATCAAGATGCGCCGCCGCCAGCGTACTGAAATAGGAATTAAGGAACAGACACACCGACATGACCAGTACGTACCCCAGAATTTTTCTGATACCGAATACGCCTTTCCTTTTTTCCCTGTTTTCTTTTGCTCTGAAAACAAAGAAGAATACCGCCAGCACAATTGCAGAAAAAACGTATGTAAAGAAATTGAAAACCGACACGGGAATGTGCGAATAGCTCTTTATAAACAGCTTTTGAGAAAAGCTTGTAAGTCCGTTTGCCGCACCGCTGAGTACAAGCAGGAAAAAAGAAAACGGGGTGATTTTTTCCTTGATCGAATTATTGTAAGAGCACATTATGACCACCGCAACAAAAAGCACAATAAGTCCAATCCACTGGTTCAGCCTTACAGGCTCACCAAAAAGAGCAAAGCTGAGAAGTATTGGCACAAGAACACCCAGCATCAGAAACACATCCAGCATCATGTATGCGCCCTTTTTGACTGAAACAAGCCAGGTGACAACAAAAACAGAGGTTGTTATACCGGAAAATGCGGAAATCAGGATAATTCCGCCATCCAAAGCGTCAAGCACATTTATCTTTCCGAAAAGCATCATTGCCGCGCCGATAATTATACAAAATACCATGCGCACGGTATTTGTAAACATTGCGTCGCCGAAGCCCTCTACGTATCCGCTGGTCTTTTTACCGCAGTAGCCTTTTGTCACTCCGCACAGAAGCGCCAGTGCCAGAAACAGATATCCCATTTCATTTACTCCTTAAAAATCTTGTTATATTGCCCTATTGTAGAATCAGTGTACGATTCAGCTGCCAACTAATGGCGATATACTCGCTTTGTTCTCGTCCCGAAGGGACATATCGCATTACGAAGTAATATATCGCGCCATAAGGTATATCGCAAATTCCGACAGGAATTAATATCGCTGAATTCATCTTCGATGAAATCATTATAGAATTCGGGAACGATTTAGATGCCAAGCTTTTAGCGATATACTCGCTTACGCTCGTGCGATATATTTGTTACCAAATGCGATATAACCTCATTTCATTCGGTTGCGATATGATATAAATTCCTTTTCATTTTTGACATATCTCGCCTTTGGCGAGGATATTCAAAAATATATCGCATTACGAAGTAATATATCGCACCGCAAGGTATATCGCAAATTCCGTCAGGAATTTATATCGCTGATGAATTCACACAGTGAATTCATCATATAAAGACTGTATAATCTGGATGCCAGTCTTTTTTTGCATTGCGACGTGTACGGTTTAGATGCGTACCAAAAAAAGTTCTCCTTTATGGGCGATGGTTGCAGACGATAACCATTTATCGACGACCAAGCCGATTCCGCCGGATTCTTAACAAACAGTCTGTTTATAAAAGAGATAAAATTTCATCAACATCCTCTTGCTTTGTAGAAAAAGTTGTAATCATTCTTACAAGATTAATTTTTTTGTCCCAATAAGAAATATCATATTTTTTAGTTACGGACTCCACTTGATTTTCGTTCAACACACAAAAAACTGCATTCGTATCTACCGGATAATAGACCTGTATTCTCTTTTTAATAAGTCCTTTTTCCAAGTATTTTGCATATTTGTTCGCATGTCCCGCTGTTTCTTTCCATAGCTCAGTTTTTAAAAGATACTCCATTTGAACACCAAGAAATTTAGATTTATCTAAATGTTGCAGAGCTTGCTTTTGCAGATAATCAAGCGCAATAAAATGTTCGCTTTTTCTGAAAACAACCATTTCTCCAAACATAGCCCCTGCCTTCGTGCCTCCAAAAGAAAAAGCATCAACATCATTTTTTTCTATCATTTCTGTAATGCTTGTACCAAGTGCCTCCAGCGCATTGGAAAGTCTTGCTCCGTCAATATAAACATACATATCCCTGCTATGTGCAAATTCGCAGATTGACCTGATTTCTTCGTTTGTATATAATACTCCATATTCTGTAGGTTGAGTAATTACTATTACCTGCGGTATATATTTGTAATTTTTGATACCTTGCAAATAATCAGAAAGCACATCGGGGGTTAACTTTCCCATTTCACCTTTACAAGCAAGAATTTTATTACCTAACATGCTCTCAAAAGCACCGCACTCATATGTATTTATGTGGGCATGCTCCTCACAAAGAACAGACCCCCATCTGCTTAACATGCTTTTTAGTGCTACAATATTAGCCGCTGTTCCGTTTGCCGTATACACAACACGAATTTCATCATTAAAGTTTTTTTGCATTAAATCAGTTGCAGCTTGAGAAAAGCTGTCATTACCGACTTTTCCATCCACCTCAAGTTCATTAACCCTCATTATTTCTTTCATAATATCCGGATGTGTATTTGTCCATACCTCTCCCCTGAAAGCTTTAGAAATCATTTGTTTAACACTCCTTGTTACATTATTTTCGATATTTTCCGGTCTATAAAGACTTTACAATTTATTTTAGCTGCGTTGCTTTCGCAATGCTATTGCGAGGCATACGGTTTAGATGCAAAGCCTTTCAATGTCAAGTTCGTGTCAGGTTAGGAGAAAAATTATTTCTTCATAGAAATTAATTTTTCAGCCATAATATACCCTGCTTCTTTGTCGAGGCGACTTGAACCGGGTCTGGATTCGTATATTGTATCGTAAAACATGTCACGAGTAGGAACATAGCCAACTGCATCATTACATAGTGTTGCAACAAGATTTATTCCTGTTCCGTCACCCTTTTTAACAATCTTCCCAAATTCTGTAAATATTTCAGAATTGAAACCATAAATCGTAAATTCACCTATTTGAATGCAGTGAACAGGAACATCAAAGCTTTCTGGTGTTGAATCCAAAAAGTTAACGAGTCTTTTTGCCATTGCGAGTTTATACTGCTCAGGATCGGTATTATCTGCAGAAATTTTAACGTCTTTTTTCTCTTTTATTGTGGCTATGGCATTTCTTGCGTCTTCTATTTTTTCTTTTTCCACTTCAATGCGGGGAATGGTTATGTAATCAAGCTGTGCGCTTATTTTTGTTTCTTTCAGTTCTTTTGCACATTCTGCTGTTTTTATAGCTTCGGCAGTTAATTTTTTACCCATTATAACATAATGGTCCTCAGCATCTGACTTTTTGGAAACATCGAAATGGTTTACATCCCCACTGCATCCCAAAAGGAATATCGTTACAAAGTCTTCTCCGTAGGTTTTTTTCAATTCCTTTGATAACACGGAAATATAGTCTCCGGAAAGTTTTTCACCGCTAACACAATCTGCATGGCAAGCAAAGCCAATAATTGCACCCATGGGGGTATTCACTTCATCTTTTATCATAAGAACCGGCAGTTCTTTGTCAGACTCTGTAACCGGTCCAACGATTTCCGGGCTGGTTCTGGGCGGGTTCGTCTGTGGTGTGCCATTTTTCATAAAATAATCACGACAGAAAGAAATGCCGTGCACCTCTCCCCTACCAAAATATGCAGATGCCTTTTTCAACCTTAAATTTGCCAGGGTCACACAATCTGCAACTACTCTTGTAAATACATCTATATACCCCTTTATTGAATCTGCAACAATCTCATCATCACCAAAAGCAATTCCTTCAAATCTAAAGGGTATTGCAGTATGTGCATGCGTAAAGGCAATCATTATATTTTTACGTTCAATTCCTGTGT comes from the Oscillospiraceae bacterium genome and includes:
- a CDS encoding DMT family transporter, translating into MGYLFLALALLCGVTKGYCGKKTSGYVEGFGDAMFTNTVRMVFCIIIGAAMMLFGKINVLDALDGGIILISAFSGITTSVFVVTWLVSVKKGAYMMLDVFLMLGVLVPILLSFALFGEPVRLNQWIGLIVLFVAVVIMCSYNNSIKEKITPFSFFLLVLSGAANGLTSFSQKLFIKSYSHIPVSVFNFFTYVFSAIVLAVFFFVFRAKENREKRKGVFGIRKILGYVLVMSVCLFLNSYFSTLAAAHLDSATLYPLNQGAALVLSSLMSAVFFKEKLTGKCIIGLCLCFAGLIIINVL